CGGCTGTCGTCAGCGTGCAGGGAATTGAGGTTGAGGATTTCTTCAGGCAAGTCCAGTGCTTCGATGATATCGGCATGACTGGTAACCACCAGGCGTTCGACGATATTGATCAGCTCCCGAATATTTCCCGGCCATGCGTAATCGCATAGCACATCGAGGGCTTCGAGGCTCAATTGCACCTGCCGCTGATAACGGGCGTTAAAACTGTCCAGGTAGTAATGCAACAGCGGTGCAACTTCTTCACTGCGCTCGCGCAATGCCGGAATCACGATAGGCACAACGTTGAGCCGGTAATACAGATCGGCCCGGAAGCGTCCATCTGCCACCAGTTGCTTCAAGTCGTGATGGGTGGCGCTGATGATGCGCACGTCTACTTCCTTGAGTTCCAGACCGCCCACCGGGATAAAGCGATTCTCTTCGATCACCTTGAGCAGCTTGACCTGCACCGCCAGTGGCAAGTCGCCGATCTCATCGAGGAACAACGTCCCGTGATGCGCCAACTCCAGCAGGCCGCGTTTGCCCTTGGGACCGGCACCGGTAAAGGCGCCAGGGGCATAGCCAAACAGCTCGGCTTCAATCAGGTTTTCCGGTAGAGCCCCGCAGTTCAGGGCCAAAAACGGTTCTTTGGCGCGGTCGCTGGCGTTGTGGATAAAGTGTGCGACCAAGGTTTTACCAACGCCGGTTTCGCCTTGAAGCAACACCTTTACCGAACTGTGGGCGACTTGCCGGGCCAAGGCGAAAACTCTGCCGGACACTTCTTGATCGGCCATCAGCGGCGAGTGCAGCAGGTTATCGCGCTGACCGGCGTGAAGTTTGGCGGTGCTGTTGCGCAGTTGCTTGAGCTGTTGCAGCTCGTCGCGCTCGTGCTTCATGCGCAGCAATTCGGTCATGTCTCGCACAGTGCTGACCACATAGCGAATGCTTTGGTCAGCGCCAAGAATCGGCGTGGCGCTGACCAGTAGCTTCTTGCCCTGATGCAGGCTTTGCATCACCGACATTGGTTTGCCTTCCTGCAATACACGCAGCGATGCCGACTGGGAAATCACCCCATCCTTGACCAACTCCTGCATCGGTCGACCAATCAAGTCCGCGCTGTTGAGACCTGTCAAACGCTCGTAGGCCTTATTGACCTTCAGCGTCTTGCCGTCGCCGTCCGTGATGTAGACACCATCGTGCAACGCATTGAGCAGCTCTTCGAAACTGGCGTCGTTGACGTTCACCTGAGGCTCCATGGCGCGGACGGAAAGGTGAGGATGTTACCTCAACCTTTCGCCAACAACTTGGCTTCTACAGAGGCGAAGCGTTTATACAACGACGACTCAAACCTCCTGCGTCCTCATCTTCTCGCTGCGCCCACGCAACCATTCCAGCACCAGCAGCAACACCACCGAGAACGCAATCAACATGGTTGCGGCAGCGGCAATGGTTGGGCTGAGGTTTTCGCGAATGCCACTGAACATCTGTCGAGGCAAGGTAACTTGTTCAGGGCCGGCGAGAAACAAGGTCACCACCACTTCATCAAAAGAGGTTGCGAAGGCGAACAGTGCTCCGGAAATCACTCCCGGCGCGATCAACGGCAACGTCACGCGGCGGAATGCAGTCAGCGGCGAGGCACCCAAGCTTGCAGCGGCGCGAACCAGATTATGGTTAAACCCCTGCAAGGTCGCTGACACCGTGATTATTACGAACGGAACACCTAGCACGGCGTGGACAAGAATCAGCGAGATGTAGCTATTCCCCATTCCCAGCGGCGCAAAAAACAAATAACTGGCCACGCCAACGATGACCACCGGCACCACCATCGGCGAAATCACCAACGCCATGACCAACGCCTTGCCGGGAAAGTCACCACGGGTCAAGCCAATGGCAGCCAAGGTACCGAAACCCATGGCCAGAACGGTGGCGGCAGGGGCGATGATCATGCTGTTTTTCAGCGAGCGCATCCATTCCGCCGAGGTAAAAAAGTCCTGATACCAATGCATGGAAAAACCTTGCAGTGGATAAACCAGAAAACTGCCGGAGTTAAACGACAACGGAATGATCACCAGTACCGGCAGTACCAGAAATAACAGCACCAGCCCGCAAAGAATGCGCAGGGCGTAAAACCAGACCCGCTCAATGGGCGACGTGTAAGGGCTCAGCATGTTGACTCTCCTCAGCTCAAGCGCATACGGCTGGCGCCGACTAGCCAGCTATAAATCAGATAAAGCACGACGGTCGCCGTCAGCAGCAAACCGCCCAGCGCCGTGGCCATGCCCCAGTTGATGCTGGTGTTGGTGTAGAAGGCGACGAAGTAGCTGACCATTTGATCGTTCGGGCTGCCAAGCAGCGCCGGGGTGATGTAGTAACCGATCGACAATATGAACACCAGCAGACACCCCGCGCCGATACCTGCGTAGGTCTGCGGGAAGTACACCCGCCAGAAACTGATCATCGGGTGGCAGCCCAAAGAGATGGCGGCGCGCATGTACGTCGGTGAGATACCTTTCATGACGCTGTAAATCGGCAAGATCATGAATGGCAGCATGATGTGCACCATCGATATGTAAACCCCGGCTCGGTTAAACACCAGCTCCAGCGGTTTATCAATAACGCCCATCGACATCAACGCGCTGTTAATCAATCCGCTTGATTGCAGCAACACGATCCAGGCCGCTACTCGCACCAAAATTGAGGTCCAGAACGGTAACAGCACCATGATCATCAGCAAGTTGCTCTGCCGTGAAGGCAGGTTCGCCAGCAAATACGCCAGTGGATAAGCCAACAGCAGGCAGATCACGGTGATGACCAAGCCCATCCAAAAGGTGCGGCCGAAGATATCCAGGTAGATCGCTTGATCGGGGGTCGCGGGCGCCACTTCACCGAGGTCATTGATGCGGTGGTCAACGGCGGCCAACAAATAATAGGGTGTGATGCTACTGACATTACGGCGGATCGCTTGCCAATAGGCCGGATCGCCCCAGCGCTCATCGAGTGCTTCGAGTGCTTCTTTATAAGAGGTCGGTTCTGTTGCGAACGGCAAAGCACGCGCGGTTTTCGTCAGCAAGCTGCGGTAACCGGCCAGTTCCATGTTCAGGCGTTTGGACAGATCGCCCAGCGTTTGATTCTTGCGAGCCAGCGCCAGATCAACGCTCAGCGCTTGATACACCGGTTCAGGCGGCAGGCTTTTTCCGTCCCATTTCGCCACGGCGGCAACCGTATGCGGCAACGTTCCGACGACTTCCGGATTGTCAACGCTCTTGAATAACAGCGCAACGATGGGCACCAGGAACACCAACAGCAAAAACAGCACCAGCGGCGCGATCAATGCTTGAGCCTTCCAGCGATTAACCCGTTCAGCACGAGCCAGACGCTGCTTCAGGGTGGGGCTGGCGCCTTCGGTGAGGGGCACTGCGATGGCCATAACGAACTCCGAAAATCTCTAAACAATGGATGCAGCCCTCCTCTCGAAGAAAGGAGGGACTGGATCTAACTCAACGTAAACTGCTTACTTGGCAGCCCACGCGGTGAAGCGCTGCTCCAGTTGCTCACCGTTGTCAGCCCAGAAGCCGACGTCGATCTGCACTTGGTTTTTGATGTTTTCCGGGGTCGTCGGCATGTCTTTCAAGACGCCTTTGTCCAATAACGGGACAGCTTTGGTGTTAGCTGGGCCGTAAGCAATGTTCTCGGAATAGGTTTTTTGCTGTTCTGGACTAACCGAGTAAGCGATGAACTTCTTCGCTTCGGCTGCATTTTTCGAGCCCTTCGGAATCGCCCACGCGTCGAAGTCGTAGACGCCGCCATTCCAGACCACTTTCAGGTTGCTTTCTTTCTGCACAGCGGCGATACGGCCGTTGTAGGCCGAGCTCATCACCACGTCACCGGACGCGAGGAACTGCGGCGGTTGAGCGCCAGCTTCCCACCATTGGATAAACGGCTTGAGTTCATCGAGCTTTTTGAAAGCGCGGTCTTGACCGTCTTTGCCGGCCAGCACTTTGTAGACGTCTTTCGGTGCAACACCGTCAGCCATCAACGCAAATTCCAAGGTGTACTTGGCGCCTTTACGCAGGCCACGTTTTCCTGGGAATTTTTTGACGTTCCAGAAATCCGCCCAACCTGTTGGTGCGCTGGCCAGCTTGT
The nucleotide sequence above comes from Pseudomonas sp. AB6. Encoded proteins:
- a CDS encoding ABC transporter permease, producing the protein MAIAVPLTEGASPTLKQRLARAERVNRWKAQALIAPLVLFLLLVFLVPIVALLFKSVDNPEVVGTLPHTVAAVAKWDGKSLPPEPVYQALSVDLALARKNQTLGDLSKRLNMELAGYRSLLTKTARALPFATEPTSYKEALEALDERWGDPAYWQAIRRNVSSITPYYLLAAVDHRINDLGEVAPATPDQAIYLDIFGRTFWMGLVITVICLLLAYPLAYLLANLPSRQSNLLMIMVLLPFWTSILVRVAAWIVLLQSSGLINSALMSMGVIDKPLELVFNRAGVYISMVHIMLPFMILPIYSVMKGISPTYMRAAISLGCHPMISFWRVYFPQTYAGIGAGCLLVFILSIGYYITPALLGSPNDQMVSYFVAFYTNTSINWGMATALGGLLLTATVVLYLIYSWLVGASRMRLS
- a CDS encoding ABC transporter permease; amino-acid sequence: MLSPYTSPIERVWFYALRILCGLVLLFLVLPVLVIIPLSFNSGSFLVYPLQGFSMHWYQDFFTSAEWMRSLKNSMIIAPAATVLAMGFGTLAAIGLTRGDFPGKALVMALVISPMVVPVVIVGVASYLFFAPLGMGNSYISLILVHAVLGVPFVIITVSATLQGFNHNLVRAAASLGASPLTAFRRVTLPLIAPGVISGALFAFATSFDEVVVTLFLAGPEQVTLPRQMFSGIRENLSPTIAAAATMLIAFSVVLLLVLEWLRGRSEKMRTQEV
- a CDS encoding sigma-54 interaction domain-containing protein, translated to MNVNDASFEELLNALHDGVYITDGDGKTLKVNKAYERLTGLNSADLIGRPMQELVKDGVISQSASLRVLQEGKPMSVMQSLHQGKKLLVSATPILGADQSIRYVVSTVRDMTELLRMKHERDELQQLKQLRNSTAKLHAGQRDNLLHSPLMADQEVSGRVFALARQVAHSSVKVLLQGETGVGKTLVAHFIHNASDRAKEPFLALNCGALPENLIEAELFGYAPGAFTGAGPKGKRGLLELAHHGTLFLDEIGDLPLAVQVKLLKVIEENRFIPVGGLELKEVDVRIISATHHDLKQLVADGRFRADLYYRLNVVPIVIPALRERSEEVAPLLHYYLDSFNARYQRQVQLSLEALDVLCDYAWPGNIRELINIVERLVVTSHADIIEALDLPEEILNLNSLHADDSRLPLRKVLENAERAAIRAALQVHKTTRLAAKALGVSQATVVQKMKRWERSD
- a CDS encoding ABC transporter substrate-binding protein, which codes for MLKSLKFTAITLGMMCAANAMAATDLTVISFGGANKDAQVKAFYAPWEKAGNGKIIAGEYNGEMAKIKTMVDTKSVSWDLVEVESPELSRGCDEGMFEEIDPASLPGTKADYVPGAIQTCGVGFFVWSTVLAYNADKLASAPTGWADFWNVKKFPGKRGLRKGAKYTLEFALMADGVAPKDVYKVLAGKDGQDRAFKKLDELKPFIQWWEAGAQPPQFLASGDVVMSSAYNGRIAAVQKESNLKVVWNGGVYDFDAWAIPKGSKNAAEAKKFIAYSVSPEQQKTYSENIAYGPANTKAVPLLDKGVLKDMPTTPENIKNQVQIDVGFWADNGEQLEQRFTAWAAK